The nucleotide window GCCAGGGACACCCGGCACCAGATCATCGACGACAACAGCATCAGCGTCACCTTTGAGGTGTCGCTGCCCACCGGCAACGCGTCCAGCTGCGCCGTGCAGGCTCTCAATGAGAGCTTCACCGTGGTGGGTTGGAAGGTCATCGACCTGCCCGCGTCCGACGAGTACACCCGCTCGTTCACCGAGGTGCTGCACACAACGGAGCTGAGCAACACCGGATTGATTTACCGTTGTTGGTTGACCTAGACTGATGTATTCGCCCTGGCAGTAGTCGGGGCGTCAGTTGTATCTCAGCTGCATCCGGCCCCTGGTGTTTCCGGCCACAGGCCGTCTCAGCGACGAACGGCCGCGTCCTGCGGCACCATCGGCGCACCATCTGCCGGCGCATCACCGATCAGCACGAGAAGGAGAGAACCATGACTACCGAAACTTCGGTCACCTGGCTGACCCAGGAGGCCTACGACCGCCTCGCTGCGGAGCTGGATACTCTCAGCACCGTCGCTCGCATCGATATCGCCAACAAGATCGAGTCCGCGCGCGAAGAGGGCGACCTCAAGGAGAACGCCGGCTACCACGCCGCCAAGGAGGAGCAGGGCAAGATGGAGGCGCGCATCCGCACGCTGACCCTGCTGCTGCGCACCGCCGAGGTCGGCCACGCACCCGAGAGCAAGGGCATCGTCGAGCCTGGCACCATCATCACCGCCACGATCGCCGGCGATGAGACCCGGTTCCTGATCGGCAGCCGCGAGATCGCCGGCGACA belongs to Cryobacterium sp. SO2 and includes:
- a CDS encoding DUF4307 domain-containing protein, giving the protein MSSNLDDRYGRTPGTRLRDRRVLWITASVFALILTAWVVWAGLDGSAPSIEARDTRHQIIDDNSISVTFEVSLPTGNASSCAVQALNESFTVVGWKVIDLPASDEYTRSFTEVLHTTELSNTGLIYRCWLT
- the greA gene encoding transcription elongation factor GreA, translated to MTTETSVTWLTQEAYDRLAAELDTLSTVARIDIANKIESAREEGDLKENAGYHAAKEEQGKMEARIRTLTLLLRTAEVGHAPESKGIVEPGTIITATIAGDETRFLIGSREIAGDSDLDVYSEKSPLGEAIIGLKVGATTSYETPNGKQIAVEIHLVETFTG